In a single window of the Enoplosus armatus isolate fEnoArm2 chromosome 15, fEnoArm2.hap1, whole genome shotgun sequence genome:
- the numb gene encoding protein numb homolog isoform X3, with amino-acid sequence MNKLRQSFRRKKDIYVPESSRPHQWQTDEEAVRSGKCSFAVKYLGHVEVEESRGMHICEDAVKRLKTAGKKPVRAVLWVSADGLRVVDDKTKDLILDQTIEKVSFCAPDRNFERAFSYICRDGTTRRWICHCFMAIKDSGERLSHAVGCAFAACLERKQKREKECGVTATFDANRTTFTREGSFRVTTATEAAEREEVMRQLQDAKKETDVIVAGNSATSVTNSSAHQTGGSPSPSSSPPLSVSALGPQAIPRRHAPADVIARQGSFRGFPALSQKTSPFKRQLSLRMNELPSTMQRKSDFPMKNTVPEVEGESDSISSLCTQITSAFSGPPEDPFSSAPMPKPASSPQSPVAPVNGTAPTFSVAAAATANPPVLPPALPARDTNPWAKTPAGAPASAQPGSNWSSPTPVIVVPPTSSPVMPSHRRTPSEADRWLDEVSKSVRAPQPNPIMAAATPPTQPFTAPVPMPVASVPSVPPVAFMSPLPSAVPMLPPRQPAFHAQAPASYPMPNGLPFPQPSVPVVGITPSQMVANVFGSATQPQPFLVPASTTPQHDAQAVGNVSPFIKPPPQHTAVNPAPLQPSNGSVTFNGADSWAAPSQLAPSSPASQPPPQPQQDAFEAQWAALEGRSRQRTTPSPTNPFSTELHKTFEIQL; translated from the exons ATGAATAAGCTACGGCAGAGCTTCCGCCGGAAGAAAGACATCTATGTGCCGGAGTCGAGTCGGCCGCACCAGTGGCAGACAGACGAGGAGGCGGTCCGCAGCGGCAAATGTAGCTTCGCAGTCAAG TACCTGGGAcatgtggaggtggaggagtccCGAGGCATGCACATCTGCGAGGATGCAGTGAAGCGGCTGAAAACG gcTGGGAAGAAGCCAGTGCGGGCTGTGTTGTGGGTGTCGGCAGATGGTCTTCGTGTCGTAGACGACAAAACAAAG GATCTGATTCTGGACCAGACAATAGAGAAGGTGTCGTTCTGCGCTCCGGACCGTAACTTTGAGAGGGCGTTCTCTTACATCTGCAGGGACGGCACCACACGACGCTGGATCTGCCATTGTTTTATGGCCATTAAGGACTCA GGAGAGCGGCTCAGTCATGCTGTGGGTTGTGCATTTGCTGCCTGTCTGGAGCGAAAACAGAAACGGGAGAAGGAGTGTGGGGTCACGGCAACCTTTGACGCCAACAGAACCACTTTCACTCGTGAGGGCTCATTTCGTGTTACTACGGCAACAGAGGCGGCGGAGCGGGAGGAAGTCATGAGGCAGCTACAGGATGCTAAAAAAG AGACCGATGTGATTGTTGCTGGGAACTCAGCCACCAGTGTGACAAACTCCTCAGCACACCAGACGGGAGGTTCACCATCCCCCTCGTCCTCCccgcctctctctgtgtccgCCCTGGGACCCCAGGCGATACCACGCAGACACGCACCAGCCGACGTTATTGCCAGGCAGGGCTCCTTCAGAGGCTTCCCGGCCCTCAGTCAGAAGACTTCTCCCTTCAAACGACAACTGTCACTGCGCATGAACGAGCTGCCCTCCACCATGCAGCGCAAGTCTGACTTCCCCATGAAGAACACAG TCCCTGAGGTAGAAGGAGAAAGTGACAGCATCAGTTCGCTGTGCACTCAGATCACCTCAGCTTTCAGTGGACCCCCAGAGGACCCCTTCTCCTCAGCACCAATGCCCAAACCAGCTTCATCCCCACAGTCTCCTGTAGCACCAG TGAACGGCACAGCTCCCACcttctctgttgctgctgctgctactgctaacCCCCCAGTTCTGCCCCCCGCTCTGCCTGCTCGAGACACTAACCCCTGGGCTAAAACCCCAGCAGGGGCCCCGGCCTCGGCACAGCCAG GAAGTAACTGGTCATCCCCTACTCCAGTGATAGTGGTCCCCCCCACATCCTCCCCAGTCATGCCCTCCCACAGACGTACACCATCGGAAGCAGACCGGTGGTTAGACGAAGTCTCCAAGTCTGTCCGAGCCCCGCAGCCTAATCCAATCATGGCAGCTGCCACGCCTCCCACCCAGCCGTTCACTGCCCCTGTGCCGATGCCAGTGGCGTCTGTTCCCTCTGTTCCCCCGGTGGCCTTCATGTCCCCTCTACCCTCCGCCGTGCCCATGTTGCCCCCTCGCCAGCCCGCCTTCCACGCTCAGGCTCCGGCCTCCTACCCAATGCCGAACGGGCTGCCGTTTCCTCAGCCCAGCGTGCCTGTGGTCGGCATCACTCCTTCACAGATGGTGGCTAATGTATTCGGCTCAGCCACGCAACCCCAGCCCTTCCTGGTCCCGGCCTCCACAACACCCCAGCATGATGCCCAGGCTGTCGGCAACGTCAGCCCGTTCATCAAACCCCCACCACAGCACACCGCAGTGAACCCAGCTCCCCTCCAGCCATCCAATGGCAGTGTGACCTTTAACGGGGCAGACAGCTGGGCTGCTCCATCCCAACTCGCTCCATCCTCCCCAGCCTCCCAGCCACCCCCACAGCCGCAGCAAGATGCCTTTGAGGCCCAGTGGGCAGCATTGGAGGGCCGCTCACGCCAGCGCACCACACCCTCCCCGACAAATCCCTTCTCCACTGAGCTGCACAAGACCTTTGAGATCCAGCTCTGA
- the numb gene encoding protein numb homolog isoform X4, with protein MNKLRQSFRRKKDIYVPESSRPHQWQTDEEAVRSGKCSFAVKYLGHVEVEESRGMHICEDAVKRLKTDRKFFKGFFAKAGKKPVRAVLWVSADGLRVVDDKTKDLILDQTIEKVSFCAPDRNFERAFSYICRDGTTRRWICHCFMAIKDSGERLSHAVGCAFAACLERKQKREKECGVTATFDANRTTFTREGSFRVTTATEAAEREEVMRQLQDAKKAETDVIVAGNSATSVTNSSAHQTGGSPSPSSSPPLSVSALGPQAIPRRHAPADVIARQGSFRGFPALSQKTSPFKRQLSLRMNELPSTMQRKSDFPMKNTVPEVEGESDSISSLCTQITSAFSGPPEDPFSSAPMPKPASSPQSPVAPGSNWSSPTPVIVVPPTSSPVMPSHRRTPSEADRWLDEVSKSVRAPQPNPIMAAATPPTQPFTAPVPMPVASVPSVPPVAFMSPLPSAVPMLPPRQPAFHAQAPASYPMPNGLPFPQPSVPVVGITPSQMVANVFGSATQPQPFLVPASTTPQHDAQAVGNVSPFIKPPPQHTAVNPAPLQPSNGSVTFNGADSWAAPSQLAPSSPASQPPPQPQQDAFEAQWAALEGRSRQRTTPSPTNPFSTELHKTFEIQL; from the exons ATGAATAAGCTACGGCAGAGCTTCCGCCGGAAGAAAGACATCTATGTGCCGGAGTCGAGTCGGCCGCACCAGTGGCAGACAGACGAGGAGGCGGTCCGCAGCGGCAAATGTAGCTTCGCAGTCAAG TACCTGGGAcatgtggaggtggaggagtccCGAGGCATGCACATCTGCGAGGATGCAGTGAAGCGGCTGAAAACG GACAGGAAATTCTTCAAAGGATTCTTTGCAAAA gcTGGGAAGAAGCCAGTGCGGGCTGTGTTGTGGGTGTCGGCAGATGGTCTTCGTGTCGTAGACGACAAAACAAAG GATCTGATTCTGGACCAGACAATAGAGAAGGTGTCGTTCTGCGCTCCGGACCGTAACTTTGAGAGGGCGTTCTCTTACATCTGCAGGGACGGCACCACACGACGCTGGATCTGCCATTGTTTTATGGCCATTAAGGACTCA GGAGAGCGGCTCAGTCATGCTGTGGGTTGTGCATTTGCTGCCTGTCTGGAGCGAAAACAGAAACGGGAGAAGGAGTGTGGGGTCACGGCAACCTTTGACGCCAACAGAACCACTTTCACTCGTGAGGGCTCATTTCGTGTTACTACGGCAACAGAGGCGGCGGAGCGGGAGGAAGTCATGAGGCAGCTACAGGATGCTAAAAAAG CAGAGACCGATGTGATTGTTGCTGGGAACTCAGCCACCAGTGTGACAAACTCCTCAGCACACCAGACGGGAGGTTCACCATCCCCCTCGTCCTCCccgcctctctctgtgtccgCCCTGGGACCCCAGGCGATACCACGCAGACACGCACCAGCCGACGTTATTGCCAGGCAGGGCTCCTTCAGAGGCTTCCCGGCCCTCAGTCAGAAGACTTCTCCCTTCAAACGACAACTGTCACTGCGCATGAACGAGCTGCCCTCCACCATGCAGCGCAAGTCTGACTTCCCCATGAAGAACACAG TCCCTGAGGTAGAAGGAGAAAGTGACAGCATCAGTTCGCTGTGCACTCAGATCACCTCAGCTTTCAGTGGACCCCCAGAGGACCCCTTCTCCTCAGCACCAATGCCCAAACCAGCTTCATCCCCACAGTCTCCTGTAGCACCAG GAAGTAACTGGTCATCCCCTACTCCAGTGATAGTGGTCCCCCCCACATCCTCCCCAGTCATGCCCTCCCACAGACGTACACCATCGGAAGCAGACCGGTGGTTAGACGAAGTCTCCAAGTCTGTCCGAGCCCCGCAGCCTAATCCAATCATGGCAGCTGCCACGCCTCCCACCCAGCCGTTCACTGCCCCTGTGCCGATGCCAGTGGCGTCTGTTCCCTCTGTTCCCCCGGTGGCCTTCATGTCCCCTCTACCCTCCGCCGTGCCCATGTTGCCCCCTCGCCAGCCCGCCTTCCACGCTCAGGCTCCGGCCTCCTACCCAATGCCGAACGGGCTGCCGTTTCCTCAGCCCAGCGTGCCTGTGGTCGGCATCACTCCTTCACAGATGGTGGCTAATGTATTCGGCTCAGCCACGCAACCCCAGCCCTTCCTGGTCCCGGCCTCCACAACACCCCAGCATGATGCCCAGGCTGTCGGCAACGTCAGCCCGTTCATCAAACCCCCACCACAGCACACCGCAGTGAACCCAGCTCCCCTCCAGCCATCCAATGGCAGTGTGACCTTTAACGGGGCAGACAGCTGGGCTGCTCCATCCCAACTCGCTCCATCCTCCCCAGCCTCCCAGCCACCCCCACAGCCGCAGCAAGATGCCTTTGAGGCCCAGTGGGCAGCATTGGAGGGCCGCTCACGCCAGCGCACCACACCCTCCCCGACAAATCCCTTCTCCACTGAGCTGCACAAGACCTTTGAGATCCAGCTCTGA
- the numb gene encoding protein numb homolog isoform X5 — MNKLRQSFRRKKDIYVPESSRPHQWQTDEEAVRSGKCSFAVKYLGHVEVEESRGMHICEDAVKRLKTAGKKPVRAVLWVSADGLRVVDDKTKDLILDQTIEKVSFCAPDRNFERAFSYICRDGTTRRWICHCFMAIKDSGERLSHAVGCAFAACLERKQKREKECGVTATFDANRTTFTREGSFRVTTATEAAEREEVMRQLQDAKKAETDVIVAGNSATSVTNSSAHQTGGSPSPSSSPPLSVSALGPQAIPRRHAPADVIARQGSFRGFPALSQKTSPFKRQLSLRMNELPSTMQRKSDFPMKNTVPEVEGESDSISSLCTQITSAFSGPPEDPFSSAPMPKPASSPQSPVAPGSNWSSPTPVIVVPPTSSPVMPSHRRTPSEADRWLDEVSKSVRAPQPNPIMAAATPPTQPFTAPVPMPVASVPSVPPVAFMSPLPSAVPMLPPRQPAFHAQAPASYPMPNGLPFPQPSVPVVGITPSQMVANVFGSATQPQPFLVPASTTPQHDAQAVGNVSPFIKPPPQHTAVNPAPLQPSNGSVTFNGADSWAAPSQLAPSSPASQPPPQPQQDAFEAQWAALEGRSRQRTTPSPTNPFSTELHKTFEIQL; from the exons ATGAATAAGCTACGGCAGAGCTTCCGCCGGAAGAAAGACATCTATGTGCCGGAGTCGAGTCGGCCGCACCAGTGGCAGACAGACGAGGAGGCGGTCCGCAGCGGCAAATGTAGCTTCGCAGTCAAG TACCTGGGAcatgtggaggtggaggagtccCGAGGCATGCACATCTGCGAGGATGCAGTGAAGCGGCTGAAAACG gcTGGGAAGAAGCCAGTGCGGGCTGTGTTGTGGGTGTCGGCAGATGGTCTTCGTGTCGTAGACGACAAAACAAAG GATCTGATTCTGGACCAGACAATAGAGAAGGTGTCGTTCTGCGCTCCGGACCGTAACTTTGAGAGGGCGTTCTCTTACATCTGCAGGGACGGCACCACACGACGCTGGATCTGCCATTGTTTTATGGCCATTAAGGACTCA GGAGAGCGGCTCAGTCATGCTGTGGGTTGTGCATTTGCTGCCTGTCTGGAGCGAAAACAGAAACGGGAGAAGGAGTGTGGGGTCACGGCAACCTTTGACGCCAACAGAACCACTTTCACTCGTGAGGGCTCATTTCGTGTTACTACGGCAACAGAGGCGGCGGAGCGGGAGGAAGTCATGAGGCAGCTACAGGATGCTAAAAAAG CAGAGACCGATGTGATTGTTGCTGGGAACTCAGCCACCAGTGTGACAAACTCCTCAGCACACCAGACGGGAGGTTCACCATCCCCCTCGTCCTCCccgcctctctctgtgtccgCCCTGGGACCCCAGGCGATACCACGCAGACACGCACCAGCCGACGTTATTGCCAGGCAGGGCTCCTTCAGAGGCTTCCCGGCCCTCAGTCAGAAGACTTCTCCCTTCAAACGACAACTGTCACTGCGCATGAACGAGCTGCCCTCCACCATGCAGCGCAAGTCTGACTTCCCCATGAAGAACACAG TCCCTGAGGTAGAAGGAGAAAGTGACAGCATCAGTTCGCTGTGCACTCAGATCACCTCAGCTTTCAGTGGACCCCCAGAGGACCCCTTCTCCTCAGCACCAATGCCCAAACCAGCTTCATCCCCACAGTCTCCTGTAGCACCAG GAAGTAACTGGTCATCCCCTACTCCAGTGATAGTGGTCCCCCCCACATCCTCCCCAGTCATGCCCTCCCACAGACGTACACCATCGGAAGCAGACCGGTGGTTAGACGAAGTCTCCAAGTCTGTCCGAGCCCCGCAGCCTAATCCAATCATGGCAGCTGCCACGCCTCCCACCCAGCCGTTCACTGCCCCTGTGCCGATGCCAGTGGCGTCTGTTCCCTCTGTTCCCCCGGTGGCCTTCATGTCCCCTCTACCCTCCGCCGTGCCCATGTTGCCCCCTCGCCAGCCCGCCTTCCACGCTCAGGCTCCGGCCTCCTACCCAATGCCGAACGGGCTGCCGTTTCCTCAGCCCAGCGTGCCTGTGGTCGGCATCACTCCTTCACAGATGGTGGCTAATGTATTCGGCTCAGCCACGCAACCCCAGCCCTTCCTGGTCCCGGCCTCCACAACACCCCAGCATGATGCCCAGGCTGTCGGCAACGTCAGCCCGTTCATCAAACCCCCACCACAGCACACCGCAGTGAACCCAGCTCCCCTCCAGCCATCCAATGGCAGTGTGACCTTTAACGGGGCAGACAGCTGGGCTGCTCCATCCCAACTCGCTCCATCCTCCCCAGCCTCCCAGCCACCCCCACAGCCGCAGCAAGATGCCTTTGAGGCCCAGTGGGCAGCATTGGAGGGCCGCTCACGCCAGCGCACCACACCCTCCCCGACAAATCCCTTCTCCACTGAGCTGCACAAGACCTTTGAGATCCAGCTCTGA
- the numb gene encoding protein numb homolog isoform X2: MNKLRQSFRRKKDIYVPESSRPHQWQTDEEAVRSGKCSFAVKYLGHVEVEESRGMHICEDAVKRLKTDRKFFKGFFAKAGKKPVRAVLWVSADGLRVVDDKTKDLILDQTIEKVSFCAPDRNFERAFSYICRDGTTRRWICHCFMAIKDSGERLSHAVGCAFAACLERKQKREKECGVTATFDANRTTFTREGSFRVTTATEAAEREEVMRQLQDAKKETDVIVAGNSATSVTNSSAHQTGGSPSPSSSPPLSVSALGPQAIPRRHAPADVIARQGSFRGFPALSQKTSPFKRQLSLRMNELPSTMQRKSDFPMKNTVPEVEGESDSISSLCTQITSAFSGPPEDPFSSAPMPKPASSPQSPVAPVNGTAPTFSVAAAATANPPVLPPALPARDTNPWAKTPAGAPASAQPGSNWSSPTPVIVVPPTSSPVMPSHRRTPSEADRWLDEVSKSVRAPQPNPIMAAATPPTQPFTAPVPMPVASVPSVPPVAFMSPLPSAVPMLPPRQPAFHAQAPASYPMPNGLPFPQPSVPVVGITPSQMVANVFGSATQPQPFLVPASTTPQHDAQAVGNVSPFIKPPPQHTAVNPAPLQPSNGSVTFNGADSWAAPSQLAPSSPASQPPPQPQQDAFEAQWAALEGRSRQRTTPSPTNPFSTELHKTFEIQL, from the exons ATGAATAAGCTACGGCAGAGCTTCCGCCGGAAGAAAGACATCTATGTGCCGGAGTCGAGTCGGCCGCACCAGTGGCAGACAGACGAGGAGGCGGTCCGCAGCGGCAAATGTAGCTTCGCAGTCAAG TACCTGGGAcatgtggaggtggaggagtccCGAGGCATGCACATCTGCGAGGATGCAGTGAAGCGGCTGAAAACG GACAGGAAATTCTTCAAAGGATTCTTTGCAAAA gcTGGGAAGAAGCCAGTGCGGGCTGTGTTGTGGGTGTCGGCAGATGGTCTTCGTGTCGTAGACGACAAAACAAAG GATCTGATTCTGGACCAGACAATAGAGAAGGTGTCGTTCTGCGCTCCGGACCGTAACTTTGAGAGGGCGTTCTCTTACATCTGCAGGGACGGCACCACACGACGCTGGATCTGCCATTGTTTTATGGCCATTAAGGACTCA GGAGAGCGGCTCAGTCATGCTGTGGGTTGTGCATTTGCTGCCTGTCTGGAGCGAAAACAGAAACGGGAGAAGGAGTGTGGGGTCACGGCAACCTTTGACGCCAACAGAACCACTTTCACTCGTGAGGGCTCATTTCGTGTTACTACGGCAACAGAGGCGGCGGAGCGGGAGGAAGTCATGAGGCAGCTACAGGATGCTAAAAAAG AGACCGATGTGATTGTTGCTGGGAACTCAGCCACCAGTGTGACAAACTCCTCAGCACACCAGACGGGAGGTTCACCATCCCCCTCGTCCTCCccgcctctctctgtgtccgCCCTGGGACCCCAGGCGATACCACGCAGACACGCACCAGCCGACGTTATTGCCAGGCAGGGCTCCTTCAGAGGCTTCCCGGCCCTCAGTCAGAAGACTTCTCCCTTCAAACGACAACTGTCACTGCGCATGAACGAGCTGCCCTCCACCATGCAGCGCAAGTCTGACTTCCCCATGAAGAACACAG TCCCTGAGGTAGAAGGAGAAAGTGACAGCATCAGTTCGCTGTGCACTCAGATCACCTCAGCTTTCAGTGGACCCCCAGAGGACCCCTTCTCCTCAGCACCAATGCCCAAACCAGCTTCATCCCCACAGTCTCCTGTAGCACCAG TGAACGGCACAGCTCCCACcttctctgttgctgctgctgctactgctaacCCCCCAGTTCTGCCCCCCGCTCTGCCTGCTCGAGACACTAACCCCTGGGCTAAAACCCCAGCAGGGGCCCCGGCCTCGGCACAGCCAG GAAGTAACTGGTCATCCCCTACTCCAGTGATAGTGGTCCCCCCCACATCCTCCCCAGTCATGCCCTCCCACAGACGTACACCATCGGAAGCAGACCGGTGGTTAGACGAAGTCTCCAAGTCTGTCCGAGCCCCGCAGCCTAATCCAATCATGGCAGCTGCCACGCCTCCCACCCAGCCGTTCACTGCCCCTGTGCCGATGCCAGTGGCGTCTGTTCCCTCTGTTCCCCCGGTGGCCTTCATGTCCCCTCTACCCTCCGCCGTGCCCATGTTGCCCCCTCGCCAGCCCGCCTTCCACGCTCAGGCTCCGGCCTCCTACCCAATGCCGAACGGGCTGCCGTTTCCTCAGCCCAGCGTGCCTGTGGTCGGCATCACTCCTTCACAGATGGTGGCTAATGTATTCGGCTCAGCCACGCAACCCCAGCCCTTCCTGGTCCCGGCCTCCACAACACCCCAGCATGATGCCCAGGCTGTCGGCAACGTCAGCCCGTTCATCAAACCCCCACCACAGCACACCGCAGTGAACCCAGCTCCCCTCCAGCCATCCAATGGCAGTGTGACCTTTAACGGGGCAGACAGCTGGGCTGCTCCATCCCAACTCGCTCCATCCTCCCCAGCCTCCCAGCCACCCCCACAGCCGCAGCAAGATGCCTTTGAGGCCCAGTGGGCAGCATTGGAGGGCCGCTCACGCCAGCGCACCACACCCTCCCCGACAAATCCCTTCTCCACTGAGCTGCACAAGACCTTTGAGATCCAGCTCTGA
- the numb gene encoding protein numb homolog isoform X1: MNKLRQSFRRKKDIYVPESSRPHQWQTDEEAVRSGKCSFAVKYLGHVEVEESRGMHICEDAVKRLKTDRKFFKGFFAKAGKKPVRAVLWVSADGLRVVDDKTKDLILDQTIEKVSFCAPDRNFERAFSYICRDGTTRRWICHCFMAIKDSGERLSHAVGCAFAACLERKQKREKECGVTATFDANRTTFTREGSFRVTTATEAAEREEVMRQLQDAKKAETDVIVAGNSATSVTNSSAHQTGGSPSPSSSPPLSVSALGPQAIPRRHAPADVIARQGSFRGFPALSQKTSPFKRQLSLRMNELPSTMQRKSDFPMKNTVPEVEGESDSISSLCTQITSAFSGPPEDPFSSAPMPKPASSPQSPVAPVNGTAPTFSVAAAATANPPVLPPALPARDTNPWAKTPAGAPASAQPGSNWSSPTPVIVVPPTSSPVMPSHRRTPSEADRWLDEVSKSVRAPQPNPIMAAATPPTQPFTAPVPMPVASVPSVPPVAFMSPLPSAVPMLPPRQPAFHAQAPASYPMPNGLPFPQPSVPVVGITPSQMVANVFGSATQPQPFLVPASTTPQHDAQAVGNVSPFIKPPPQHTAVNPAPLQPSNGSVTFNGADSWAAPSQLAPSSPASQPPPQPQQDAFEAQWAALEGRSRQRTTPSPTNPFSTELHKTFEIQL, from the exons ATGAATAAGCTACGGCAGAGCTTCCGCCGGAAGAAAGACATCTATGTGCCGGAGTCGAGTCGGCCGCACCAGTGGCAGACAGACGAGGAGGCGGTCCGCAGCGGCAAATGTAGCTTCGCAGTCAAG TACCTGGGAcatgtggaggtggaggagtccCGAGGCATGCACATCTGCGAGGATGCAGTGAAGCGGCTGAAAACG GACAGGAAATTCTTCAAAGGATTCTTTGCAAAA gcTGGGAAGAAGCCAGTGCGGGCTGTGTTGTGGGTGTCGGCAGATGGTCTTCGTGTCGTAGACGACAAAACAAAG GATCTGATTCTGGACCAGACAATAGAGAAGGTGTCGTTCTGCGCTCCGGACCGTAACTTTGAGAGGGCGTTCTCTTACATCTGCAGGGACGGCACCACACGACGCTGGATCTGCCATTGTTTTATGGCCATTAAGGACTCA GGAGAGCGGCTCAGTCATGCTGTGGGTTGTGCATTTGCTGCCTGTCTGGAGCGAAAACAGAAACGGGAGAAGGAGTGTGGGGTCACGGCAACCTTTGACGCCAACAGAACCACTTTCACTCGTGAGGGCTCATTTCGTGTTACTACGGCAACAGAGGCGGCGGAGCGGGAGGAAGTCATGAGGCAGCTACAGGATGCTAAAAAAG CAGAGACCGATGTGATTGTTGCTGGGAACTCAGCCACCAGTGTGACAAACTCCTCAGCACACCAGACGGGAGGTTCACCATCCCCCTCGTCCTCCccgcctctctctgtgtccgCCCTGGGACCCCAGGCGATACCACGCAGACACGCACCAGCCGACGTTATTGCCAGGCAGGGCTCCTTCAGAGGCTTCCCGGCCCTCAGTCAGAAGACTTCTCCCTTCAAACGACAACTGTCACTGCGCATGAACGAGCTGCCCTCCACCATGCAGCGCAAGTCTGACTTCCCCATGAAGAACACAG TCCCTGAGGTAGAAGGAGAAAGTGACAGCATCAGTTCGCTGTGCACTCAGATCACCTCAGCTTTCAGTGGACCCCCAGAGGACCCCTTCTCCTCAGCACCAATGCCCAAACCAGCTTCATCCCCACAGTCTCCTGTAGCACCAG TGAACGGCACAGCTCCCACcttctctgttgctgctgctgctactgctaacCCCCCAGTTCTGCCCCCCGCTCTGCCTGCTCGAGACACTAACCCCTGGGCTAAAACCCCAGCAGGGGCCCCGGCCTCGGCACAGCCAG GAAGTAACTGGTCATCCCCTACTCCAGTGATAGTGGTCCCCCCCACATCCTCCCCAGTCATGCCCTCCCACAGACGTACACCATCGGAAGCAGACCGGTGGTTAGACGAAGTCTCCAAGTCTGTCCGAGCCCCGCAGCCTAATCCAATCATGGCAGCTGCCACGCCTCCCACCCAGCCGTTCACTGCCCCTGTGCCGATGCCAGTGGCGTCTGTTCCCTCTGTTCCCCCGGTGGCCTTCATGTCCCCTCTACCCTCCGCCGTGCCCATGTTGCCCCCTCGCCAGCCCGCCTTCCACGCTCAGGCTCCGGCCTCCTACCCAATGCCGAACGGGCTGCCGTTTCCTCAGCCCAGCGTGCCTGTGGTCGGCATCACTCCTTCACAGATGGTGGCTAATGTATTCGGCTCAGCCACGCAACCCCAGCCCTTCCTGGTCCCGGCCTCCACAACACCCCAGCATGATGCCCAGGCTGTCGGCAACGTCAGCCCGTTCATCAAACCCCCACCACAGCACACCGCAGTGAACCCAGCTCCCCTCCAGCCATCCAATGGCAGTGTGACCTTTAACGGGGCAGACAGCTGGGCTGCTCCATCCCAACTCGCTCCATCCTCCCCAGCCTCCCAGCCACCCCCACAGCCGCAGCAAGATGCCTTTGAGGCCCAGTGGGCAGCATTGGAGGGCCGCTCACGCCAGCGCACCACACCCTCCCCGACAAATCCCTTCTCCACTGAGCTGCACAAGACCTTTGAGATCCAGCTCTGA